TGATCCGCCACCACGGCGTCGATGCCGAGGATTATCTTGAATACGTGCACGATGTCGACGTCGACTCCCGCCTCGCTTCCGATCCGGACCTGCGCGCCGTTCTGCAGCAGTTGCCGCAGCGCAAGGTGATCTTCACCAACGGCTCCCGGCGGCACGCCGAGCGGGTCCTGGCGGCCCTCGGAGTGACCGACCAGTTCGAGGAGCTCTTCGACATCCGCATCGCCGCCTATTGCCCCAAGCCCTACGCTGCGCCCTACCACCAGGTCGTCGCCAGCCTCGGCCTGCCGGCCAGCCGCTGCGTCATGGTCGAGGATTCGCCGGAAAACCTGCGCACGGCCAAGTCCCTGGGCATGCGTACCGTGCTGGTGGGGACGACGACGTCGGCACCCTCTTTCGTCGATGTCCGCATCGCCGACGCCGCCGGCATCGGCGCGGTCATGGGGGTTGCCTGATGCTGCTGATCGGTGCCCACATGTCGATCGCCGGTGGCCTGCACCTGGCCATTGCCCGGGGGGAGGAGACGGGGTGCGCCGCCATTCAGGTGTTCACCAAGAATGCCAGCCAGTGGCGGGGGAAGGCGATCTCGCCGGTCGAGGCCGACGCCTTCCGCCAGGCGTGGCAGGAGAGTTCCATCGGCCCGGTCATCGCCCACGACAGCTACCTGATCAATCTGGCGGCACCGGACGAGGCGATGTGGCGCAAGTCGATCGCCGCCTTCGTCGACGAGATGGAGCGCTGCGCCACGCTCGGCATTCCGGAGCTGGTCATGCATCCCGGCGCCCACCTGGGAGCCGGCGAGGCGGCCGGCCTCCAGCGCCTGTCCGCGGCCTTCCGGGAGATCTTCGCCGCGGCACCGACCGGGGTGTCCGTCCTGCTGGAGAATACCGCCGGCCAGGGAACCTGCCTCGGCCACCGTTTCGAACACCTGGCCGCCGTAATCGAGCAGGTGCCGGAGGGGCGCTTCGGGGTCTGCTTCGATACCTGCCATGCCTGGGCTGCCGGCTACGATCTGGCGACGGCGGCAGGCTACGCCGCGGTCATCTCGGAGTTCGACCGGGTCATCGGTCTGGAGCGGCTGCGTGCTTTTCATGTGAATGACTGCAAGAAGGGCCTGGGCTGCCGTGTCGACCGCCACGAGCATATCGGCCGGGGGAGCATCGGCGAAGCCGGCTTTGCGGCGCTGATGCAGGATCCCCGTTTCGCCGGAGTTCCGAAAATCCTCGAAACCCCCAAGGGAGAAGGCGCGGAACTTGACCGGGTGAATCTGGCTCTGTTGCGCCGGCTGTCGGGAGGAAAGCAATGAGAGCCGTGTTGCAGCGGGTGAGCGAGGCGCGGGTGCGGGTGAAGGGCGAGATCGTCGGCGAGATTGGCCGTGGACTGCTGGTGCTGCTCGGCGTCGGCCAGGGGGATAGTGAGGCGGATGCGCGGTTTCTCGCCGAAAAGACCGCCGGCCTGCGTATTTTCGAGGATGCGCAGGGGAAGATGAACCTGTCGGTCGAGGAGGTGGCCGGCGCCGCGCTGGTAGTCTCCCAGTTCACCCTTTACGGCGACTGTCGCCAGGGGCGGCGGCCGGGCTTTTCCGCGGCGGCCCCGCCCGAGCTGGCCGACGCCCTCTACCGGCAGTTTGTCGATGGCCTGCAGAAGCGGGGGTTGCCGGTGGCAACCGGGATATTCCAGGCCGAGATGGCGGTAGAGCTGGTCAACGACGGGCCGGTCACCCTCCTGCTCGACAGCCGAAAGGAGTTCTGATGGACGCAGGGCAAAAAGAGTGGGCCGGGCCGAGCCGTTCGGCCAAAAAACGGGCGGCCCATCAGGTCGAGGAGTTGGCCCACGAACTGGCGGAGATGGTGGAGGCAGAGTGGCGCAAGCTGCCCGCGTCGGCCGAACTGCGCGACGAAATCCGCCAGGCCCGGGAGACCCGTGGTCACGGCGCCCGCAAGCGCCAGATCAAACATCTTGCCGGGGTGCTGCGTCGGGACGAAGAGGAGACGGCGGCGTTGCGCGACTTTCTCGATGGACGCCATGCCCTGCAACTGGCGGAGAAGAAGACTTTCCACATGCTGGAAGAACTGCGCGACCGACTCTGCGACCCGGCGCTCTTCGAGGCGGCACTGCAGGAAGTCGGACAAAGCTGTCCGGGGGTCGATTCGGCGGAAATCGCCCGGCTGGCCCGGGTCGCCCACGGCAGTGACGACCGGCGGGCTTACCGCGAGATCTTCCGCCGACTGCGCGAAGGCTGTGCCGCACCTCCGCAGCCTTGAGAAACAAAAAGACCCGCCAAAACAGCGGGTCCTTTTCTTTGTGCGCTGGAAAATCCGGTTTTACAGGGCCTTTTTGATCAACCCCTCAAGCTGGTTCTTGGGGACCGCTCCGACCACCTGGTCGACCACCTTGCCGTCCTTGAACAGAATCAGCGTCGGGATGCCGCGCACCCCGTACTTGCCGGGGGTGGCGGGGTTCTCATCAACGTTGAGCTTGCCGATCTTGACCTTGCCGTCATAGTCGTCGGCGAGGGCGTCGACGACCGGACTGATGGCCTTGCAGGGGGCGCACCAAGAGGCCCAGAAATCGACCAGCACAGGGGTGGTGGATTTGAGAACGTCATTTTCGAAGCCGTCATCGGAAAGCTGCATGACTTTATCGCTCGCCATTGCTTGGTCTCCTTTTTTTCTGGGATGCTAACAGAATTAAAAATATCAGGTTCAAATCATAATGCACACCGGAAAAAAATCAAGGCTTTAATTTCCGGCCGGAAGTGACCTTCTCCTTGACAGCCGGGGACGCTCACCCTATGATTCCGGGGGATTTTTCCCCAAGGATGCTGCGCATGGGACAGGAAAGAATCGACCGTACGGTTCAGGAACACCGGACGGTGATCGGCGAGATATTTTCGACCCAGGCTGCCGAACTGGCCGGGTTCTCCCGGAAGGTGGTGAGTGTTTTCCACCAGGGCGGGCGGCTGCTGATTCTGGGAAGCGGCCCGCTGGGAGCGATTGCCGACCTGACCGCCAGCCTTTTTCTGCACCGGCTTTCCCTCGAGCGGCCCCTGCTGCCGGCGCTTTCGCTGGGGCATGACACCGTGCTGGCGACGGCTCTGGCGCGGGACGGGCGCGGACACGAGTTTTTCGCCCGGCAGCTGCAGGCGGCGGCGACCAGCCAGGACCTGGTCCTGGTTTTTGGCGGCCCCCGGCGCGAAGAAGCCCTGGAGGAGGCGCTGACGGTCGCCGGCGAGCTCGGCTGCGGCACCGCCGCGGTGCTCCAGGGCAAGGGCGAGTTGCTGCGGGAACCGCCCGATTTTCTCTTCCGCCTGGAGACCGAGTCGGTACCGCGGGCGGTCGAGGCGGCTCTTCTTTTCGGCCATCTCCTCGTTGAGTTGGTAGAGGGGGAGCTGTTCGGCATCTAGCAGCAAGTCCAGGGTCCCTGGTCCAAGGTCCCGAGTCCAGGGGTCAAGGCCTAAATTTTCTCGCCTGAGTTCCCCGGATCTTGGAGCTTGGGCTTTTGACTTGGGCCTCGGGCCTCGGGGCTTGTGTTATGTCCGACTATCCCATCCTTCTCCAGCTCCAGGGCCGCCTCTGCGTGGTGATCGGCGGCGGCCCGGTGGCGATCCGCAAGGCCCGTGGCCTGCGGAAGGCGGGGGCCCGGGTCCGGCTGATTGCCAGCGAGCTGGCGGTGTCGGGCGGGGAACTGACCGACGTCGAGGTGGTCATCCGTCCCTACTCTGCTGGTGACCTGCAGGGAGCCTTCGTGGCCTTCGCCGCCACCGACGACCGCCTGGTCAATGCCGCCGTCGTGCGGGAG
The sequence above is drawn from the Desulfuromonadales bacterium genome and encodes:
- a CDS encoding pyrimidine 5'-nucleotidase, coding for MEGLDAILFDLDNTLYPPERDLFSLIDARINRYMQEVAGIPAAAVDGLRRRYWAEYGVTLGGLIRHHGVDAEDYLEYVHDVDVDSRLASDPDLRAVLQQLPQRKVIFTNGSRRHAERVLAALGVTDQFEELFDIRIAAYCPKPYAAPYHQVVASLGLPASRCVMVEDSPENLRTAKSLGMRTVLVGTTTSAPSFVDVRIADAAGIGAVMGVA
- a CDS encoding deoxyribonuclease IV, giving the protein MLLIGAHMSIAGGLHLAIARGEETGCAAIQVFTKNASQWRGKAISPVEADAFRQAWQESSIGPVIAHDSYLINLAAPDEAMWRKSIAAFVDEMERCATLGIPELVMHPGAHLGAGEAAGLQRLSAAFREIFAAAPTGVSVLLENTAGQGTCLGHRFEHLAAVIEQVPEGRFGVCFDTCHAWAAGYDLATAAGYAAVISEFDRVIGLERLRAFHVNDCKKGLGCRVDRHEHIGRGSIGEAGFAALMQDPRFAGVPKILETPKGEGAELDRVNLALLRRLSGGKQ
- the dtd gene encoding D-aminoacyl-tRNA deacylase, which codes for MRAVLQRVSEARVRVKGEIVGEIGRGLLVLLGVGQGDSEADARFLAEKTAGLRIFEDAQGKMNLSVEEVAGAALVVSQFTLYGDCRQGRRPGFSAAAPPELADALYRQFVDGLQKRGLPVATGIFQAEMAVELVNDGPVTLLLDSRKEF
- the yjgA gene encoding ribosome biogenesis factor YjgA, whose translation is MDAGQKEWAGPSRSAKKRAAHQVEELAHELAEMVEAEWRKLPASAELRDEIRQARETRGHGARKRQIKHLAGVLRRDEEETAALRDFLDGRHALQLAEKKTFHMLEELRDRLCDPALFEAALQEVGQSCPGVDSAEIARLARVAHGSDDRRAYREIFRRLREGCAAPPQP
- the trxA gene encoding thioredoxin, which gives rise to MASDKVMQLSDDGFENDVLKSTTPVLVDFWASWCAPCKAISPVVDALADDYDGKVKIGKLNVDENPATPGKYGVRGIPTLILFKDGKVVDQVVGAVPKNQLEGLIKKAL
- a CDS encoding SIS domain-containing protein, whose amino-acid sequence is MGQERIDRTVQEHRTVIGEIFSTQAAELAGFSRKVVSVFHQGGRLLILGSGPLGAIADLTASLFLHRLSLERPLLPALSLGHDTVLATALARDGRGHEFFARQLQAAATSQDLVLVFGGPRREEALEEALTVAGELGCGTAAVLQGKGELLREPPDFLFRLETESVPRAVEAALLFGHLLVELVEGELFGI